Proteins co-encoded in one Trueperella abortisuis genomic window:
- the thrC gene encoding threonine synthase has protein sequence MAHQWQGLIGEYRERLPFAESDPVVTLKEGGTPLVYARALSERLDAEVYVKVEGANPTGSFKDRGMTTAISQVLQTGVEVVACASTGNTSASAAAYAVAAGLQCAVILPAGKIAAGKLAQAIVHGARLVAVDGNFDDCLTIVRELTDAHPVALVNSVNPYRLQGQKTAAFEIVDELGDAPDIHVLPVGNAGNITAYWMGYNEYAGRTTLASLDDSALHMEAVATKVPQMWGVQAWGAAPLVLGHVVDQPETIATAIRIGNPASWKYAEAARDDSRGWIDRVHDEQILAAQKILAAEVGVFVEPASAASVAGLLQAGEQGKVPHGAKIVCTVTGNGLKDTATALGDMELDLTPIEPTTQAAARVLGLS, from the coding sequence ATGGCTCATCAGTGGCAAGGCCTCATTGGCGAATACCGTGAGCGGCTACCCTTTGCGGAGTCGGATCCGGTGGTCACGCTCAAGGAGGGCGGCACGCCGCTCGTCTACGCGAGGGCGCTGTCGGAGAGGCTGGACGCCGAGGTATACGTCAAGGTTGAGGGCGCCAACCCTACCGGATCGTTTAAGGACCGCGGCATGACCACCGCGATCTCGCAGGTGTTGCAGACGGGCGTGGAAGTGGTGGCCTGTGCCTCCACCGGCAACACCTCGGCCTCCGCCGCCGCCTACGCGGTGGCGGCCGGCTTGCAGTGCGCCGTCATCCTGCCGGCGGGCAAGATCGCCGCGGGAAAGCTCGCCCAGGCGATCGTCCATGGCGCCCGCCTCGTGGCGGTGGACGGCAACTTCGACGACTGCCTGACCATTGTCCGCGAGCTGACGGACGCCCACCCGGTGGCGCTCGTCAACTCGGTTAACCCTTACCGCCTTCAGGGGCAGAAGACAGCTGCCTTCGAGATCGTGGATGAGCTCGGCGACGCCCCAGACATCCACGTGCTGCCCGTGGGCAACGCCGGCAACATCACGGCCTACTGGATGGGCTACAACGAATACGCGGGCCGCACCACCCTTGCCTCGCTCGACGATTCCGCCCTCCACATGGAGGCGGTGGCCACGAAGGTGCCGCAGATGTGGGGAGTGCAGGCGTGGGGGGCTGCGCCGCTGGTGCTCGGGCACGTGGTTGACCAGCCCGAGACGATCGCCACCGCCATCCGGATCGGCAATCCGGCGTCGTGGAAGTACGCCGAGGCCGCCCGCGACGACTCGCGTGGCTGGATCGACCGCGTGCATGACGAACAGATTCTGGCGGCGCAGAAGATCCTCGCCGCCGAGGTGGGCGTGTTCGTGGAGCCGGCCTCGGCGGCGTCGGTGGCCGGGCTCCTTCAGGCCGGTGAGCAGGGCAAGGTGCCTCACGGTGCGAAGATCGTGTGCACGGTGACGGGCAACGGCCTGAAGGACACCGCCACGGCGCTGGGCGATATGGAACTCGACTTGACGCCGATTGAGCCGACCACGCAGGCCGCCGCCCGGGTCCTGGGGCTGTCATGA
- a CDS encoding homoserine dehydrogenase, producing MSIKIALLGCGTVGTQVARLLQENNALLSARAGADLELIGIAVSNLGAQRDPAIDRGLLTTDSIGLIERADVVIELIGGIEPPRTLIRHALESGASVVTGNKALLAEHGPELYDLAKDKRVDLYYEAAVAGAVPVVYAVRESLAGDTVKAIKAILNGTTNYILDEMTTKGLSFDEVLATAQDLGYAESDPSADVDGFDAAAKIAILASLAFHKRVSLADVDVEGIRSITAEDIAAASKNGYVIKLVATAAQAGGKIETRVAPSLVPLSHPLASIGGSFNAVVIEAEAAGRLMFYGRGAGGAPTASAVLSDVVAAAAKKVLGGRAPQEIVLGHSEFMDADESVSRYFVRLRVADIVGVLAEVTEAFATAGVSIRAVNQEEDEEPGVAALAITTHSATAAHMAATIEAVGKIDDVHEVVRVFRVEDE from the coding sequence ATGAGTATCAAGATTGCGCTCCTGGGTTGCGGAACCGTCGGAACCCAGGTGGCACGCCTGCTCCAGGAAAACAACGCGCTGCTTTCGGCGCGTGCGGGGGCCGACCTCGAACTGATCGGAATCGCGGTGTCCAACCTTGGCGCCCAGCGAGACCCGGCGATCGACCGTGGCCTGCTCACCACCGATTCGATTGGCCTCATCGAGCGGGCCGACGTCGTCATCGAACTCATTGGCGGCATCGAGCCCCCGCGCACGCTCATCCGCCACGCCCTTGAGTCGGGCGCGTCGGTGGTCACGGGCAACAAGGCGCTACTTGCCGAGCACGGCCCCGAGTTGTATGACCTGGCGAAGGACAAGCGGGTCGACCTCTATTACGAGGCGGCCGTGGCTGGTGCCGTGCCGGTGGTCTACGCGGTGCGTGAGTCGCTCGCCGGAGATACGGTCAAGGCGATCAAGGCCATCCTCAACGGCACCACGAACTACATCCTCGACGAAATGACCACCAAGGGCCTCTCGTTCGACGAGGTCCTCGCCACCGCCCAGGACCTTGGGTACGCCGAGTCTGACCCGAGCGCCGACGTCGACGGCTTCGACGCCGCTGCGAAGATCGCGATCCTCGCCTCCCTCGCCTTCCACAAGCGGGTCTCGCTCGCCGACGTCGACGTGGAGGGCATCCGCTCGATCACGGCCGAGGACATCGCCGCGGCGAGCAAGAACGGCTACGTTATCAAGCTGGTGGCCACCGCCGCGCAGGCGGGTGGCAAAATCGAGACGCGCGTGGCGCCCTCGCTCGTGCCGCTGTCCCACCCGCTGGCCTCCATCGGCGGCTCCTTCAATGCGGTGGTGATCGAGGCCGAGGCGGCGGGCCGGCTCATGTTCTACGGTAGGGGAGCGGGCGGCGCCCCGACGGCGTCGGCGGTGCTCTCCGACGTCGTCGCCGCCGCGGCGAAGAAGGTGCTCGGCGGGCGTGCCCCGCAGGAGATCGTGCTTGGCCACTCCGAGTTCATGGATGCGGACGAATCTGTCTCACGGTATTTCGTGCGGCTGCGGGTGGCCGATATCGTGGGCGTCTTGGCCGAGGTGACGGAGGCGTTTGCGACGGCGGGAGTGTCGATCCGCGCGGTCAACCAAGAGGAAGACGAGGAGCCGGGGGTGGCGGCGCTCGCGATCACCACCCATTCGGCCACGGCTGCTCACATGGCGGCTACCATCGAGGCTGTAGGAAAGATCGACGACGTGCACGAGGTGGTGCGCGTGTTTCGGGTGGAGGACGAATAA
- the lysA gene encoding diaminopimelate decarboxylase gives MATRAPEPTGRPDGVWSVNTARTDSGELAVAGVPVTRIAQEFGTPTYILDEDDMRGRARAWKTAMEAAFAPLAGADVYYAGKAFLSKAVARWMTEEGLNIDSASEGEMRTALAAGVPGDRIGLHGNNKSDAEIALALECGAAHVVVDSLPEIEQVARIARAAGVLAPVYVRLTTGIHAGGHDFIQTAHEDQKFGLSVTTGAAQEAIARIAATDGLELLGLHSHIGSQILSTDGFAQAAKAVLDVRAWANSEGIDIPEVDLGGGYGVRYTAADAAPPAPEAFAWVLAEAVSAHVAETGLRPPRVSIEPGRSIVAPAMMTLYTVGTIKDVATDSGPRRYVSVDGGMSDNLRPALYGAQYTATVAGRLAEGEEARCRVVGKHCESGDIVVHDVALAPLYAGDLLAVPVTGAYGRSMGSNYNMLARPGVVSVRDGHCRLILRRETIEDQLALDVG, from the coding sequence GTGGCAACCCGCGCACCAGAGCCGACCGGTCGCCCGGATGGGGTGTGGTCCGTCAACACCGCACGCACCGACTCCGGCGAGCTGGCCGTGGCTGGCGTGCCCGTCACGCGGATCGCCCAAGAGTTCGGTACCCCCACCTACATTTTGGATGAGGACGACATGCGCGGGCGGGCGCGAGCCTGGAAGACGGCGATGGAGGCTGCCTTCGCTCCGCTTGCCGGCGCCGACGTCTACTACGCCGGCAAAGCCTTCCTCTCCAAGGCGGTCGCCCGCTGGATGACGGAGGAGGGGCTTAACATCGACTCGGCCTCCGAGGGTGAGATGCGCACGGCGCTCGCGGCCGGGGTGCCGGGAGACCGGATCGGCCTGCACGGGAACAACAAGTCGGACGCGGAGATAGCGCTCGCACTCGAGTGCGGGGCAGCCCACGTGGTTGTCGATTCCCTGCCCGAGATCGAGCAGGTGGCTCGAATTGCGCGGGCGGCCGGCGTTCTCGCGCCGGTGTACGTGCGCCTGACCACGGGCATCCACGCCGGCGGCCACGATTTCATCCAGACCGCGCACGAGGATCAGAAGTTTGGGCTGTCGGTCACGACGGGCGCCGCACAGGAGGCCATCGCCCGCATCGCCGCCACCGACGGCCTGGAGCTGCTCGGCTTACACTCCCACATCGGTTCCCAGATCCTTTCCACTGACGGCTTCGCCCAGGCCGCGAAGGCCGTGCTTGACGTGCGGGCGTGGGCGAACTCGGAGGGCATCGACATTCCCGAGGTGGACCTCGGCGGGGGATACGGCGTGCGCTACACCGCCGCCGACGCCGCACCGCCCGCCCCCGAAGCCTTCGCCTGGGTGCTGGCTGAGGCCGTGAGCGCCCACGTCGCCGAAACCGGGTTGCGCCCGCCGCGCGTGTCGATCGAGCCCGGCCGTTCGATCGTGGCCCCCGCGATGATGACGCTCTACACGGTCGGCACGATCAAGGACGTGGCCACCGATTCCGGCCCGCGCCGTTACGTCTCCGTGGACGGCGGCATGTCCGATAACCTGCGCCCCGCACTCTACGGAGCGCAGTACACGGCAACCGTGGCGGGCAGGCTGGCCGAGGGCGAGGAGGCGCGTTGCCGCGTCGTCGGCAAGCACTGCGAGTCGGGGGACATCGTGGTGCACGACGTCGCCCTGGCCCCGCTTTATGCCGGGGACCTGCTGGCCGTTCCCGTGACCGGGGCCTACGGGCGTTCGATGGGATCGAACTACAACATGCTGGCGCGCCCCGGCGTCGTCTCAGTACGAGACGGGCACTGCAGGCTCATTCTTCGCCGTGAGACAATCGAGGATCAGCTTGCCCTCGACGTGGGCTAG
- the argS gene encoding arginine--tRNA ligase — protein sequence MTPEELAALIRASLEQAIAAGEVNLDPAELPDVKVERPRSREHGDWATNVALQLAKKAGTNPRALAELLKARIVGAQAIAGVDIAGPGFMNITLNAAAAGELARTIVEAGDSYGTGKALAGSTVNLEYVSANPTGPIHVGGARWAAVGDSLSRILKANGADVVREYYFNDHGAQIDRFSASLLARARGEEAPQDGYGGQYIADIAQQVIAGELAAGRPDPTGLPDAEAREIFRERGVNLMFAAIKAEMGDFRVEFDVYFHEDSLHESGAVDAAIARLREQGVIFEADGATWIRTTDFGDDKDRVIIKSDGDAAYFAGDIAYYLDKRKRGADHVVIMLGADHHGYIGRMYAMARAFGDTAGQGENLEILIGQLVSLVRDGQPVKMSKRAGTIVVLSDLVEAAGVDAARYSLVRAAMDSPLEIDLGLITSNTNENPVYYVQYAHARTCNVDRNAAEHGVRRDAFDPALLDGQADEELLATLAQYPVIVAQAAELREPHRVARYLEELAGKYHSWYGASRVTPRGDDPVSPVHEARLWLNDAAGQVLRNGLGLLGVSAPERM from the coding sequence ATGACTCCTGAAGAACTTGCTGCCCTTATCCGCGCCTCTCTCGAGCAGGCGATTGCTGCCGGCGAAGTCAACCTAGATCCGGCCGAGCTACCGGACGTGAAGGTGGAGCGCCCGCGCAGCCGCGAACATGGCGATTGGGCCACGAACGTCGCTTTGCAGCTGGCCAAGAAGGCGGGCACGAACCCGCGTGCGCTCGCGGAGCTCCTCAAGGCCAGGATAGTGGGCGCGCAGGCGATCGCGGGCGTGGACATCGCGGGCCCGGGTTTTATGAACATCACGCTCAACGCGGCGGCCGCGGGTGAGCTTGCTCGCACGATCGTGGAGGCGGGGGATTCCTACGGGACAGGGAAGGCGCTAGCAGGGTCGACCGTCAATCTCGAATACGTCTCCGCCAACCCCACCGGCCCGATCCACGTGGGCGGCGCGCGCTGGGCGGCCGTGGGTGATTCGCTCTCGCGCATCCTGAAGGCGAACGGCGCCGATGTGGTGCGCGAATACTATTTCAACGATCACGGCGCCCAGATCGACCGCTTCTCGGCGTCATTGCTCGCCCGCGCCCGCGGCGAAGAGGCGCCGCAGGACGGGTACGGGGGCCAGTACATCGCCGACATCGCCCAACAGGTCATCGCCGGCGAGCTCGCGGCGGGTCGCCCGGATCCGACGGGCCTTCCCGACGCCGAGGCGCGTGAAATCTTCCGCGAACGCGGCGTCAACCTCATGTTTGCCGCGATCAAGGCAGAGATGGGTGACTTCCGTGTGGAATTCGACGTGTACTTCCACGAGGATTCCCTGCACGAGTCTGGTGCGGTGGACGCGGCCATCGCGCGCCTGCGCGAGCAGGGCGTGATCTTCGAGGCAGACGGCGCCACCTGGATCCGCACCACGGACTTCGGGGACGACAAGGATCGCGTGATTATTAAGTCCGACGGCGATGCGGCCTACTTCGCGGGTGACATCGCCTACTACCTCGACAAGCGCAAGCGCGGGGCGGACCACGTGGTCATCATGCTGGGCGCCGACCACCACGGCTACATCGGGCGCATGTACGCGATGGCCCGCGCCTTCGGTGACACCGCCGGGCAGGGAGAGAACCTTGAGATCCTCATCGGCCAGCTGGTCAGCCTGGTGCGGGATGGGCAGCCGGTGAAGATGTCTAAGCGCGCCGGCACGATCGTGGTGCTCAGCGACCTGGTGGAGGCCGCCGGCGTCGACGCTGCACGCTACTCCCTGGTGCGCGCCGCGATGGATTCCCCGCTCGAGATCGACCTGGGCCTGATCACCTCCAACACGAACGAGAACCCCGTTTACTACGTCCAGTACGCGCACGCGCGCACCTGCAACGTTGACCGCAACGCGGCCGAGCACGGCGTGCGACGCGACGCATTCGACCCGGCTCTCCTGGACGGGCAGGCCGACGAGGAGCTGCTGGCCACCCTCGCCCAGTACCCGGTGATCGTGGCGCAGGCGGCCGAGCTGCGCGAGCCGCACCGTGTGGCCCGCTACCTGGAGGAGCTCGCGGGCAAGTACCATTCGTGGTACGGCGCCTCGCGCGTCACCCCGCGCGGGGACGATCCGGTCAGCCCCGTCCACGAGGCTCGCCTGTGGCTCAACGACGCCGCCGGCCAGGTGCTCCGCAACGGCTTGGGCCTGCTCGGCGTGAGCGCTCCGGAGAGGATGTAA
- a CDS encoding phage holin: protein MSTILTPKVRSWIYGVSVALIALLVALGVIVDGLDTQILNLIAAVLGLNSAALASVYRPTKVPQDAPDEPVGYSGLEF from the coding sequence ATGAGTACTATTCTCACACCGAAAGTACGCTCGTGGATTTACGGCGTCTCAGTCGCACTCATCGCACTACTGGTCGCACTTGGCGTGATCGTCGACGGACTCGACACGCAGATCCTCAACCTCATCGCCGCCGTGCTCGGACTCAACTCGGCCGCACTAGCGTCCGTGTACCGGCCGACGAAGGTGCCGCAGGACGCGCCGGACGAGCCGGTAGGCTATTCCGGGCTGGAGTTTTAG
- a CDS encoding peptidoglycan DD-metalloendopeptidase family protein, translating into MEFIQAKCYTKGRQGKKISQIVIHWWGDPATNPTHDGVVGWFRSGGGNNSAHYVVSAGRVTQMVADEDTAWHAGNWDTNLTSIGIEIAPYATEADKAEAGNLIRRLYAKYGQLPLKGHKEVSNRPTACPGVYDDPERVLGPYVKENTTQGENIMATMSSPAVGRVSSEYGWRPRLSARIGAMLHAGIDIANQTGTPIHAAYAGTVEKAGWNIVAGRTGQGILIRNPDGERQYYGHLSAIQVRVGQRVALGQQIGLMGATGRVTGPHLHFECWDRRGKTRNPREDFRAHGVRPGAEPVIPAKAPAPSQVAPGDLNRDGKVSYYEYEIDGVAGEETIKGLQRFLHDRGCYSRVIDGQAGYYTWLGWQHWLRSRGFYPASRFVLDGELGYWTVYETQRYLQSLGEYQGFVIDGQAGKETIKALQRVLTTTKRSN; encoded by the coding sequence GTGGAGTTCATACAAGCGAAATGCTATACGAAAGGCCGACAAGGCAAGAAAATCAGCCAGATTGTTATTCATTGGTGGGGTGACCCGGCCACCAACCCCACCCATGACGGCGTCGTAGGCTGGTTCCGTTCCGGCGGCGGAAACAACTCCGCTCATTACGTGGTGTCGGCTGGCCGTGTGACGCAGATGGTGGCTGATGAGGATACGGCTTGGCATGCCGGCAACTGGGACACCAACCTAACTTCGATCGGGATTGAAATCGCGCCTTATGCGACCGAAGCCGACAAGGCCGAGGCAGGCAACCTGATCCGCCGCCTGTATGCGAAATACGGCCAGCTACCGCTCAAAGGCCACAAGGAAGTATCCAACCGGCCAACCGCCTGCCCAGGCGTCTACGACGACCCTGAGCGCGTGCTTGGCCCATACGTCAAAGAGAACACAACTCAAGGAGAAAACATCATGGCTACAATGTCTAGCCCCGCCGTGGGACGGGTGTCGAGCGAGTACGGGTGGCGGCCGCGCCTGTCAGCACGGATCGGAGCGATGCTGCACGCCGGCATCGACATCGCCAACCAGACAGGCACCCCCATTCACGCCGCCTATGCTGGCACGGTCGAAAAGGCCGGCTGGAATATCGTGGCTGGTCGCACCGGCCAGGGCATCCTCATCCGCAACCCCGACGGCGAACGCCAGTACTACGGGCACCTGAGCGCTATCCAAGTACGTGTCGGTCAGAGAGTAGCCCTTGGTCAGCAGATCGGGCTGATGGGTGCTACCGGACGCGTCACGGGTCCGCACTTGCATTTTGAGTGTTGGGATCGGCGGGGCAAGACGCGTAATCCGCGTGAGGATTTCCGCGCGCATGGGGTCAGGCCAGGAGCAGAGCCGGTGATCCCAGCAAAAGCGCCTGCCCCGTCACAGGTCGCGCCCGGCGATCTTAACCGCGACGGGAAGGTTTCGTATTACGAGTATGAGATCGACGGGGTCGCGGGTGAAGAGACGATCAAAGGTTTACAGCGGTTTTTGCACGACCGGGGCTGCTACTCGCGTGTGATCGATGGCCAGGCTGGCTACTATACGTGGCTTGGCTGGCAGCATTGGCTGCGCTCGCGTGGCTTCTACCCCGCCTCCCGGTTCGTCTTGGACGGCGAGCTCGGCTACTGGACGGTCTATGAGACCCAAAGATACCTCCAGTCGCTTGGTGAGTATCAGGGTTTCGTGATCGACGGCCAGGCAGGCAAGGAAACAATCAAAGCACTCCAACGGGTGCTTACAACAACGAAAAGGAGCAATTAA
- a CDS encoding carbohydrate-binding protein, whose product MVVDIGWEKLDRTELEQIINLGKFYLDALDREERLMGVLAEITGGIDVVEGRPWVQPTGSHNVYPLGVTVTHEGHLWRSEHPFNAWPPGTPNLWTDLGKAPASVDAPPADDHPAWEPGIQVRAGDIVAHDRTLYRAVQAHTTQAGWEPPMVPALFTRI is encoded by the coding sequence ATGGTAGTAGATATTGGGTGGGAAAAGCTCGACCGGACTGAGCTCGAGCAGATCATCAACCTGGGCAAGTTCTACTTGGATGCACTGGACCGTGAGGAGCGCCTCATGGGTGTACTAGCTGAGATCACTGGAGGCATCGATGTGGTGGAGGGCCGCCCGTGGGTGCAACCTACCGGGTCGCACAACGTCTACCCGTTGGGGGTGACTGTCACCCATGAGGGCCATCTGTGGCGGTCCGAGCACCCGTTTAATGCGTGGCCGCCCGGAACCCCTAACCTGTGGACCGACCTGGGTAAAGCTCCCGCCAGCGTGGACGCCCCGCCGGCCGATGATCATCCGGCGTGGGAGCCGGGCATCCAGGTTCGTGCCGGTGACATTGTCGCTCATGACAGGACCCTGTATCGGGCCGTCCAGGCGCACACCACGCAGGCCGGGTGGGAACCGCCCATGGTGCCTGCCCTATTCACCCGAATCTAG